The following nucleotide sequence is from Cicer arietinum cultivar CDC Frontier isolate Library 1 chromosome 2, Cicar.CDCFrontier_v2.0, whole genome shotgun sequence.
ataataataataataataataataataataataataataataataataaaaataataataataaaattaataataataataataataataataataataataataataataataataataataataataataaaatagaattttcaaataaagtagtaattatatatttatttgacaactatattttactataataatctttgttttgtagttgtagtTGTACttcttaacaaaaataataataacctataataaaataaagttgtcaagtaaagtaataattaaatctttattagacaactctattttattataggttattattatattcattttgtagttgtactttataacaaaaataaataatctaaagtTCAAATGTCGAATTTTGCATCATAGTTCATATGTGGCAGTATTTTTGCATCTAAGTGCATCTAGACACAATAACATCATCTCAATTGACCAAATTTAGAATCATCTAGGCTCAAATAGCAAATCTTGCATCTAAGGTCATCAAGGCACAATATCATCATCCTAATTTGATGAACTTAAGATTGTATAGAATCAAATATCGTATCCAAGATCATCGAGACACAATATCGTCATCCTAATTTATCAATCATTTAGGATCATTTAGACTGAAATACAAAATTTCTTATCCAATGTTATCAAGGCACAATACCAACATTTCAATTTATTGACTTTACGATTACAAtactcaaatttaatatttcactCCAAAATCGTTGAGGCGCAATATCGTCATCCCTAGTTATTGAAATTAGGATCACCTTGACCcaaatagaaaattttgtaACCAATATCTATCCACAATACCATAACAAATTTATTGAATTTCATTTCGTTTAGGTAAActtaaatatcaaaaaatttatcctAGTAAAGACACAATACAATCATTCCAACTAGCAAAACAAATTTAGAAACATCTAAGAACAAATATTGCATTCAAGGTCACGGGGCACAACACTATCAGTCCAATTTATTGAACTTAGAATCGTTTAGGCTCAAATAAAATTTGTACCAAAAGTTTGAATGTTCAACATTATCGTCCTAATTTAATGAATTTAGTTTCATCAacaatcaaatatcaaatttcacATCTAAGGTCAATGAGGCACAATTCATCGAATATAGGATCATGTAggtcaaatataatatttggcATCCATGGTCATTGAGACACCATCATTCCAACTTAACAAATTATCGAGGCGCAATATCGCCATCTAAATTTATAGAATTTCATGTCAATAAGACTCAAAAGTCAAATTCGCATCCAATGTCGTCTAACCACAACATCATCGTCCCAATTTATCGAACGTAGGAGGACCATTTACAAAAGTTTGCATCAAACAATATCGAGACAATTTACCTTCATCATCACAATTTATCGAATTTAAACCTTATAAGCACACAGTACCATCATCCCAATTTATTGAATTCATGATCATAACCTCACATATAAATTTTGCATCCAAGTTCATCGACGCTATGGCAGAATACCATAatctaaatttatcaaattttagatcaattagactcaaattcaaattttgtatcCAACGTCATTGAGGGAGAATTATATCATCCCAATTTTTTGAATTCAACATCATCTAGCCTTAGATATCATATTTTTGCATCAAGGGCATCAAGACACAACAACATCATCCCAATTTACCAAATTTATAATCATCTAGACTCAAATATCAAATCTTGCATCTAAGATTATCGAGGTACAATATCATCATCCTAATTTACCGAAATTAAGATTGTCTAGAATTAAATTTTGTATCCAATGTTATCGATGAACAATATCGTCATCCTAATTTATCAATCATTTAGGATCATCTagacttaaatataaaatttcgcATCCAAGGATATCAAGGCACAATACATCTCAATTCATTGACTTTAAGATCATATtactcaaatataattttttactgCAAAATTGATAAGGCAGAATATTGTCATCcctatttattgaaattaagaTCACTTAGACTCAAATAGCAAATTTTGTAACCAATATTGAGGCACAATACCATAACATCAATTTATCGAATTTCATTTCATTTAGGCAaacttaaatatcaaaatttatattcaagTAAAGTACAATCATTCCAACTATAAATCATAgaaacatataagaaaaaattatgcATTCAAGATCACAGGGAACAACACCATCATCCTAATTTATTGAACTTAGAATCATTTAGGCTCAGATAAAAAATTTACCCGAAGTCTAGAGGCTCAACGCTATCAtcataatttaacaaatttaggttcatcaaatatcaaattttgaggcACGGTATCATCATCTCAATCTATCAAATATATGATCATGTAggtcaaaaataatatttggcATCCAAGATCATTGAGTCACCAACattccaatttaacaaattaGGGACATCTAGGttcaaatattgaattttgcatccaatatggcTGAGGTGCAATATCATCATCTAAGTTTATAGAATTTCATGTCAACAAGACTCAaaagtcaaattcaaattcatggtCATGTAGGCAGAAAACCATCATCCTAATTTATCAAACTTAGGACCATTTAGacttaaatatcatattttacatCCAATTTCGAGATGCAACATCAATCTATCGAGGCACAAAACCATCATCGCAATTTATCGAATTCAAGATCATATAGGCACACAAAACCATCATCCTAATGTATTTAATTCAACATCATATCCTCACATATAAATTTTGCATCCAAGTTCATTGAAGCACCATACCATAGTCCgaaaatcaaattttacatctaaGGTGATCAAAGCTTAATATGACCATCATCCtcttaatttatcaaatttaggaTAGTCTAGTAAGCTCAAACCCTAACACCATCTAGgctcaaatatcatttttggcATCTAAGGTAAAATACCCATCCtttcaaattatcaaatttaggaTAATAAACTCCTATATAAATTTTGCAATCAATGTTTAATATTAATCATCTCACTATCAAATTCCACATCTAGGTCGATCAAAGCACAATATCATAATCTTcacaattaatcaaatttagGATAGTCTACAAggctcaaatatcaaatttcgAATCCAAGAGATCATTGAGGCTTAATACCATAGTTTTAATATAACGAATTTAGGATCATcgttaaatatcatttttcgcATCTAAGGAAAAATATCCATCATTccaatttatcaaatttaggaTAATAAGCTCCTATATAAATTTTGCAATCGAGGTACAATATTAAGCATCTCACTATCAAATTCCACAATTAAGTTGATCAAAGCACAATATCATAATCCTCCCAATATCATAAAACCATCATTTGAATATATTGAATTTAGGATCATCGTTgctcaaatattaaatttcacATCAAGGTCCTCGAGGCACAATATTGTCATCTCCATTTATCAAATTTAGGATCATATAGGCACAAATGTCAAATTTGTGTCCAAGGTCATCTTGAGGCACAATATTGTCATCCAAGGCAAACTTGCTATTGCCATTCCATTAAAGGGTCATCATGACATGCATGCCATTTCAAGttacaaataaatattcataCTTAAATTGCAATTAGGTCATCAATTTACATCAATAATATCTcattttatatgaataaaaaattcatattacaaGTTACATTTAGAGTTAACAATTCATCTTGTGGTTAAATTAGAGTCATACAAACTATCTGAATTtctaatgaataaaaaaatcatgttttaattcatattttgggTACAAAAACTATCTCATGATTAAATTTCAGTTTATCTAATCATATTAgcccaatttcatatgaataaaaaattcatattgaaagccacattttgggtcaatAACCCTTCTCTTAGGACTACATTtacaaacaaatttaattactcGCAAACAAACTAcctcataaaaatttaaaagtatctCAAGTTTATCTCACAAATCTTTCATTCATAACTGCCTCATTTAACATTTGTTTTAAAACGTTTAAAAACTAATTAGCCAATTTGATTTGGCAAATCAAGAGTATTTGAGTACGGAAAATTTATGATTAGAACCCATAGACTTATTATAACTAATAAACAACTTTGCATAAAAAGTTAGTAGCCTTCCTGTCTATCATTGCACACAAAATGTCTATCATTgcacacaaaaattattttataatttgatctaTATCGTATTTGTTATCTAAaatgaagaaaggaaaactttaattgtttagtttgtaaataaaaattcaaaataattggAATTGATGAAATTGAATAAGTATTTGTCTAGTCAAATATAACACATGGAAAAGCAGGATAATGAACTAAAGTATTATATTGACACATGTGTAAAGTGCAAACCCAAGTAGTAAATAGTTTAACTCTCAGAGACAAAATCTTATGTGCCCGACTTCAAACCCATAGACAAAACCTTTAATATAATGTGTAACCCAAGTACTAAATAATTTAAGGCATGTTGGATTAGGTAGACACAAAACATAAAACATGTTTAAAATGAGTGAAAATCCAAAGGTTTTAGTTTTTAGTCCTAACCTGAATGAGCAACGAGCAATCAAAGCATATGATTTCCACTTTACCCGTAGAAATGAAAGTAAGAAAGGTAAAAAAGTATAATTACCACTTCACTTTAGCACATGCGACCAAAAAAGTaggaaaactaaaaaaaaatataacaatcaCTCCGATCTTGCACATGCAGCCAGGTACCGTTACTGCAGAAAGAAAATCTATTTTAGATTCAAGTTTTTCATGAAGTTATACAAAagtaatttcaattaaaaaaagtaatgaaGTAATTTATATTTACGAATGAATTTCATATATTACTTATGTTTTGGTTATTCACAAAAAGGTTTGTAGCCACTTAATGAAGGGAATCTTAAAATGCTCATAACAAAAAGAGAAAGTTGTGGATGTCTTTACAATGCCGAGCAAATCAAGTATTCATATATCAAATctctatataaataaatcaatccaTTGATTTGTCATTTCGGCTTCCCCAACTAATCCTACACTTTAACTGTTTTTCAGCTTGATCCATAATGACTATTTCGAATTTCTGTGCCATCAAAGTTATAAACCATAAGACATCAAATCAGAAATCCTATTATAAGTAACAGATATATgtaattataaatcaaaataccaTTAAAGATTTGAAGGACTTGAATATACCAACAAAATGGAGGAATTAAGCAAAACAAGACATATTTATATAACTGGGAAAAAAACATCAGTCTGTAGCATTCGCCACACAAAATGATCAATGATTAAATAATGATTCCCATTTCTAAGTTCTAAAACTAGTTCTTAGGTAGCCAAGCAACTATCCTCTTCACAATACTAAACCAACTATGTTGACAACTATAactatatacattatttttaaaagaattggTTGATTACTATTTCAACAGCTATAATGAGAGGGGAGAGCTACTTTGGAAGGAAAAAACATCCAGTCTTTTGCTTAATTATTCagtatacatatttattttctatgtgTATGCTCTATTCAACAAACTTATTCAATAAGCTATTTAGCTCTTTAGTACACAGATGAAgtccaacaaagaaaaaaatattctataaaaaaactaaagcATAAAAAGTATGCATAAGTAGAAAACTAGCAAGGTACtattgataaaaataacacGAGATATGAGAGAGCATGGGATCTGGTACATATTTCAAGAGAATTtccaaaaaaatcatttgtcaTTGACTATATCAAAAATTGTGTACCTCATTACCACACTTCAAGCCTGTGCACCTAATTTTCCGTTGCAAATCAGAATCAAGCTTAGTGAGCATAGAGCCCAACCCAACGACACAACCTCTACTTCAAACTCATGTTCACAGACCGATATGTTTGCACAATGATATCATAATCAGAGGAACTATATGGTAACATCAATACAGTGGCATGAAAATTGTATCAGCATAAGATCTATGACGCATAGGTACGGTACTAGTATTAGGTACTGGTACGAGTACGTGaaatggtattttttttttttaaattaaggtATGGATACATCAatgaaaaacattaatttttttatataatttaacttaGAGAGTTAAATTGTTCAATTCAcaatacaaaatcaaaataaatgtcTAACAAATTACAAATTGTGTTCAATTACAATAacaaataaactcaaataaacaaataatattatattaatatataacaaaatcatGAATTTCActcgaaataaaataaataaaaacagaatACCCACAAATATGGTACGAGTCCCAGTACCGGTTAAGCACCCAGTATGGGTACTTCACCATTTTAGAAGTACTTCATGCTTTATAGCATAACATGCATAGGGAATGTTTCAGCCATTATTTCGTATGTAAAATGTAAACAGTATCCCAATCATCTTCCACATCATTAATtagaacaaaatataaaatgacaataGGTATTTACCTCTACAGACAATACCTGGACATATGCTTTCCCCATTCTTTCAACAAATATTGAATAAAAGTCACAAACCAAAGGTAGGTGACAGTTCACAATTTTATGGTCCGAGACTATGTAGATCAGATCAAGAAATATTGGGTAGCTGTTTTTACCAATTTTAAGGCATACAGATTTGGTGACAATTTGGTTTGATGAAGCCGAAATGCATATATTAGTCTACGCATAACTCATAAGTCAACGTGATAACATGCTAATAAAGACCGATTTAAATTAAGACCATTTTACTAAAAGTAAcagtatatatttaattatttatgtaacaactcattcatataaagaATGTTATACAGAAAGTTAGAGTTGATTATAAAGAATACTGACCAGTAGTTCCTTTAATGAATTTGTCTCAGTAGTCTTTCattcttaaactccaagttcgcaatttttttagttttgtctCTGTAATTTCACGCTTTTCTTGTTTTCTCCCTTCTCCGTTTGTCATCTCAGCTTTTTTTAGCATCACTAACAGCAAGGACGACAAATTTGAACTAACAGGATAAAAAAATGCTAAGAGAGACAAAATTACAGTGacgtaaataaaaaaaatgctaaGAGAGACCAAACATATATTTATGCCATAGATTAATATCCAACATTCAAATTTGATACAGAGTAGGCATCATAGGACTACCAAACATTGTTTGAATTAGCAGACTCTAATAAAAATTCTCCAACAACACACCACCAAAGTTATTATTGCaaaacaaattcaatttttatggGGCTTCCAACTCTCCAACAATAACACCCATAGTGTAGCAAAATATACTGAATATgaattcaattttcaaataacaCTCTTCTGACTGATAGAATGTCTTCACACTCGTATATCTCGcaaaagataaaaagaaaatctATCTTACAGAATAAAATGAAACACATAATTGTcgttacaataaaaatatatatatatgataccTTGATGTTAGATTAATGCACCAATACTATTTTACAACATAATAAAAACAGTGTTCTGAAACCAAAAACCAACAAAACAAAGTATGGTGTAGCTAGTAAACTATTTTATAAGCTATTCCAAATATTTATATAAGCATTAATGTCATATAATAGACCCAAATAAACCCTTCCAAACACACCCTAGATTGAAAAAGGAGGGGCCAGCTTCCAATGAATTAGAGAACTATAATATAGGTTAACACTTTgccaaaaaataaagaacatgGGACATGCCATTATTAATGATGTACCTACACGTACATTACCTGTGCAGTGACCTCTTTGGCTGTAAATTGTTTTGGTCCTATCATTAGTTTTGGCTGACTCAAAATTAAACCCTACAGAGTAAcataaaagaggaaaaatcaaAACAGGAATCAGCGCACTTCAATGGTCATCCCTATAAAAAGGAATAATAGATAGGTTCTAAGGTTCATATCATCGTTTAAAGTTGAGACAGAAAAGCCATCAATAGAGTACCAAACATGAATGAGCATAATTGGATGCCATACAGAGTTTATGCTTCCTCATGTCATACTCCAACAAAACCACCCAACAATGAGTTGAGACAGAAAAGGCATCAATAGAGTACCAAACATGAGCATAATTGGATGTAAATAGAATTCCAATAAAATATCTACATCGCCACAAAGACTTTATTCCAAAACAAATTTAAGTTTCAATATAATAGTCACTTACAGAGTTTATGTTTCCTCGTGTCATACTCCAACAAAACCACCCAAGATGTAACACTATAACAAAACCACTCACAATGTAACAATATACTGAATAATTAATTCTCCACatcatataaaaagaaatataactCAAGTTATAATGGAAGCACTTAGATTGCCCTGAAATTGAATAAtaaaccaattttattttacagcACAAAAAAACTGTTCAAAAAACTTCACTATTCATATAACAAAACATTCGATATTGTAATTTCGAATTATCACAGAAGCTtccaactcattcattttttactcgAATAAAC
It contains:
- the LOC101497338 gene encoding uncharacterized protein isoform X1 — encoded protein: MTLTPEFLWTLDRYKCCSLEKQPLFLKTWQNTIAKRKVIDPEKEKQRAKLELMMISGVVNLEFKNERLLRQIHQRNYYVTSWVVLLEYDTRKHKLWFNFESAKTNDRTKTIYSQRGHCTVMLKKAEMTNGEGRKQEKREITETKLKKLRTWSLRMKDY